The following proteins are co-located in the Carassius gibelio isolate Cgi1373 ecotype wild population from Czech Republic chromosome A21, carGib1.2-hapl.c, whole genome shotgun sequence genome:
- the LOC127941350 gene encoding ras and Rab interactor 1 — translation MQGDPVYDYPDARPVGDRRSCQQRGSLRSISVLDRLLLTHPVWLQLSINSATALHILRREPPGTFLVRRSSTSQKKMLCVRLADDNVPSFFKQVFIREEDSAFSLESSAISFPDLCRLIAFYCVSRDVLPFTLELPEAIAKASSHKQLESISHMGVEFWSSQLNVRGPRNEPLVADELLPPSPSPQDCLTPIDTNSTPFQELCPIQTRSPCELDYGGGKGLCFVNPLFLQDYPGRNAMRRRHHFKTSVKVRVSTENSSSLSPPVLPPPPPPLLAKAKCKARLKAAKQMTPPVAVQAIEEATDYMQPCVVSQKKAKVTSTLSPTAEEDYQMPKALQKAQLKILEQKGQEEEDEEEEEGLVLEQRHAPSLSELDSSSSLSSLDEAEDSPERPALARGTSNPVMPPPRKSMSALRKMSAAFISLFAPEKRVARMVEDLSRDRRMAFGALVQDFLRQQREALKPHCLTSAVQLLQDLRLFINQAKAFILECGELEPPIETLLTENEKDQALEKAMFRCVLKPLKPQIDAALRTLHKQDGSFQRMMDSLQRAKGVSPQKLFGVQVGVPDAPGIEKIKHKLTLMQRAYSPIDKVLLLLQICKLIYKAMRNKSGQEFGADDFLPALSYVMVLCNMPEISLEVEYMMELLESSWLTGEGGYYLTSLYASLSLIQSQPEDVPPSGLTNQARESLKEWSRRRSNETTSHKDSKLHQRFIKVLFQDGDSSLVKTLMWKTALNGEAMAQLCAVKFGVDQPEDYSLYWRRDGELTPLPPDAQIQDLQSMGVSGVPLIYQASGQHEKSQKLNRGSAVDLTEAAS, via the exons ATGCAGGGTGACCCGGTGTACGACTATCCTGACGCTCGGCCCGTGGGGGACAGACGGTCATGTCAACAGAGAGGATCCCTGAGGAGCATCAGTGTACTGGACCGGCTCTTGTTAACACACCCTGTGTGGCTCCAGCTCTCCATTAactcagctacagctctacataTCCTGCGGCGCGAGCCCCCCGGG ACCTTCCTGGTGCGTAGGTCAAGTACATCGcagaaaaaaatgctttgtgtCCGGCTGGCGGACGACAACGTGCCGTCTTTCTTCAAACAGGTGTTTATCAGAGAAGAGGACTCTG CCTTCTCTTTGGAAAGCTCAGCTATCAGTTTCCCAGACCTGTGCAGACTCATCGCGTTCTACTGTGTTAGTCG GGATGTTCTTCCTTTCACTCTGGAGCTGCCTGAAGCAATCGCCAAGGCTTCTTCCCACAAACAGTTGGAGTCAATCTCTCATATGGGTGTGG AGTTCTGGAGTTCCCAGTTAAATGTTCGGGGCCCTCGCAATGAACCTCTTGTCGCTGACGAACTCTTGCCTCCGTCTCCAAGCCCACAAGACTGCTTAACACCCATCGACACAAACTCCACCCCGTTCCAGGAGCTTTGTCCAATCCAAACACGGAGTCCCTGCGAGCTAGATTATGGGGGAGGCAAAGGTTTATGTTTTGTCAACCCTCTTTTCCTACAAGACTACCCAGGGCGCAACGCCATGCGCAGGCGTCATCATTTCAAAACCAGTGTGAAGGTTCGTGTCTCCACTGAAAATTCCAGCTCCCTGTCGCCCCCTGTCCTCCCACCACCTCCACCGCCGTTACTGGCTAAAGCCAAATGCAAAGCCAGATTGAAAGCTGCAAAGCAGATGACTCCACCTGTCGCAGTTCAGGCCATAGAGGAAGCCACAGACTATATGCAACCTTGTGTAGTGTCACAGAAGAAAGCAAAGGTCACCTCTACCCTCTCTCCCACTGCTGAAGAAGACTATCAGATGCCCAAAGCTCTTCAGAAG GCCCAGCTGAAAATCCTGGAGCAGAAAGGACAGGAAgaagaagatgaggaggaggaggaagggctTGTGTTGGAACAACGCCATGCTCCGTCTCTCAGTGAGCTGGACAGCAGCAGTTCCCTCAGCAGCCTCGACGAGGCGGAGGACAGTCCCGAACGTCCTGCTCTTGCACGAGGCACTAGCAACCCCGTCATGCCTCCTCCAAGGAAGTCTATGTCCGCCCTGCGCAAAATGAGCGCCGCCTTCATATCCCTTTTTGCCCCAGAGAAGCGAGTGGCACGGATGGTGGAGGACCTGTCTCGTGACCGTCGCATGGCGTTTGGTGCTCTGGTCCAGGACTTTCTGAGGCAGCAGAGAGAGGCGCTGAAGCCACATTGCTTGACCTCTGCTGTACAGCTGCTGCAGGATTTGCGTCTCTTCATCAATCAGGCCAAAGCGTTCATTCTGGAGTGTGGCGAGCTGGAACCTCCGATAGAAACTCTTCTGACTGAGAATGAGAAAG ACCAAGCGTTGGAAAAGGCCATGTTCCGCTGTGTGCTGAAGCCTCTGAAGCCTCAGATTGATGCGGCTCTTCGGACCCTGCACAAACAAGATGGATCCTTCCAGAGAATGATGGACAGCTTGCAAAGAGCCAAAGGAGTCTCACCGCAGAAGCTCTTTGGGGTTCAGGTGGGCGTTCCTGACGCCCCGGGCATTGAGAAAATTAAGCACAAGCTGACTCTAATGCAGCGGGCGTACTCGCCCATCGACAAAGTGCTGCTGCTCTTGCAGATCTGCAAACTCATTTACAAAGCCATGAGAAACAAATCAG GGCAGGAATTTGGAGCAGATGACTTCCTGCCTGCTCTCTCCTATGTGATGGTGCTGTGCAATATGCCAGAGATCTCTCTGGAGGTGGAGTATATGATGGAGCTTTTGGAAAGCTCTTGGCTTACAGGAGAAG GCGGTTACTATCTGACAAGCCTCTACGCCAGTCTGAGTCTTATTCAGAGTCAGCCAGAGGATGTGCCTCCCAGCGGCCTTACAAACCAGGCCAGAGAGTCTCTGAAAGAATGGAGCCGGCGTCGGAGCAACGAAACCACAAGTCATAAGGACAGCAAACTGCATCAG AGGTTTATAAAGGTGCTGTTTCAAGATGGCGACAGTAGCTTGGTAAAAACCCTAATGTGGAAGACTGCACTCAACGGTGAAGCCATGGCTCAGCTCTGTGCTGTGAAGTTTGGAGTGGACCAGCCGGAGGATTACAGCCTGTACTGGAGGAGAGACGGGGAGTTAACGCCTCTCCCGCCTGACGCCCAGATTCAAGACCTGCAGAGCATGGGTGTGAGTGGGGTTCCCCTTATTTACCAGGCGTCCGGTCAGCATGAAAAGTCCCAGAAGCTgaacagaggaagtgcagtggaTCTAACAGAGGCAGCTTCATAA
- the LOC127941352 gene encoding RNA-binding protein 4 isoform X1: MWRDAIGVFWGAMDDNNAVKLFVGNLDLETTQDDLIRLFAPYGEVVHITVLRQFAFVHLQGEGAADRAIRDLNGREYHGRSLVVEESKGRPLNSTKVFVGNLCASCSVEDLYELFSAYGKVLDCDKVKTKPSSLTGYAFVHMERKEDAEQAIEGLHGTSFMGRPLAVELSKVQQTANKVPCASCGAHGHFAGECPINRPSMEHHQSQAAVLAAAAAAAAGLPLQVQQSVHNSFYNTASTDPTFAALKDLTTSRVDGKPVSAAVYGALASQVYSAVADQVLSRSTSQAADGYPTEGEAPPGAAAVNPAYGANSSLYSASPAYGTMGGTEPDPQAVFEAARARFFEQGQQVLAEQQAVTKSDRDRSPVRRTAPLLPDPVPQPYSQTRPKRRALLPTPPGGPELPAVKNGDPIARCYAEYYQQYQQYQQYQQYQQYQQYQQYQYSFPPPPPPAQMPMMPPGPVDVQQMSAPGTTASPRVYEPTSTHKEPLLRRPDYPYQHTSESPYR, translated from the exons ATGTGGCGGGATGCTATTGGG GTATTCTGGGGTGCAATGGACGACAACAACGCAGTGAAGCTCTTTGTTGGGAATCTGGATTTGGAAACTACACAAGATGACCTAATAAGACTTTTTGCCCCTTATGGAGAAGTGGTGCACATAACTGTACTGAGGCAGTTTGCCTTTGTCCATCTGCAGGGAGAAGGGGCTGCTGACCGTGCTATCCGTGATCTGAATGGTCGAGAATACCATGGCCGGAGCCTTGTAGTTGAGGAATCCAAAGGGAGGCCCCTCAATTCCACCAAAGTATTTGTGGGCAACCTGTGCGCTTCCTGTTCAGTTGAAGACCTGTATGAGCTCTTCTCGGCTTACGGAAAAGTACTTGATTGTGATAAAGTAAAGA CAAAGCCCTCCTCATTAACAGGCTACGCCTTTGTGCACATGGAGCGTAAAGAGGATGCAGAACAAGCCATTGAGGGTCTTCACGGAACCTCATTCATGGGGCGTCCACTTGCAGTGGAGCTCTCAAAGGTACAGCAGACTGCAAACAAGGTCCCATGTGCCAGTTGCGGTGCACATGGCCACTTTGCAGGAGAATGCCCGATCAACAGGCCTTCAATGGAGCACCACCAGAGTCAGGCTGCTGTCTTGGCTGCAGCCGCCGCTGCTGCTGCCGGACTTCCCCTTCAGGTGCAGCAGAGTGTCCACAACTCTTTTTACAATACTGCGAGCACTGACCCAACGTTTGCAGCTCTGAAAGACCTGACCACTTCCAGGGTTGATGGCAAACCTGTCAGTGCTGCGGTCTACGGAGCCCTGGCGAGTCAAGTCTACAGTGCTGTAGCAGACCAGGTGCTGAGCAGGTCGACAAGCCAAGCTGCAGATGGCTACCCCACCGAAGGAGAAGCACCGCCGGGGGCTGCAGCTGTTAACCCAGCCTATGGAGCAAATTCCTCTCTGTACAGTGCCAGTCCAGCTTATGGGACCATGGGAGGCACGGAGCCTGACCCCCAAGCCGTCTTTGAAGCTGCTCGGGCCCGATTCTTTGAGCAGGGTCAACAAGTGCTGGCTGAACAGCAGGCAGTGACCAAATCTGACCGAGACCGAAGTCCGGTACGACGTACGGCCCCATTACTGCCCGATCCAGTTCCCCAGCCGTACTCCCAGACACGACCCAAACGACGGGCCCTGCTCCCAACACCTCCTGGTGGTCCAGAACTACCTGCAGTTAAAAATGGCGACCCAATTGCAAG GTGCTATGCAGAGTACTACCAACAGTACCAGCAGTACCAACAGTACCAACAATACCAGCAGTACCAGCAATATCAGCAGTACCAGTACAGCTTTCCGCCACCACCTCCACCTGCTCAGATGCCCATGATGCCACCGGGCCCAGTGGATGTGCAACAGATGTCGGCCCCAGGCACCACTGCTTCACCAAGAGTGTATGAGCCAACTTCAACACATAAGGAGCCCCTCCTACGCCGACCTGATTACCCTTACCAACACACATCTGAGTCCCCATATCGATAG
- the LOC127941352 gene encoding RNA-binding protein 4 isoform X2 → MDDNNAVKLFVGNLDLETTQDDLIRLFAPYGEVVHITVLRQFAFVHLQGEGAADRAIRDLNGREYHGRSLVVEESKGRPLNSTKVFVGNLCASCSVEDLYELFSAYGKVLDCDKVKTKPSSLTGYAFVHMERKEDAEQAIEGLHGTSFMGRPLAVELSKVQQTANKVPCASCGAHGHFAGECPINRPSMEHHQSQAAVLAAAAAAAAGLPLQVQQSVHNSFYNTASTDPTFAALKDLTTSRVDGKPVSAAVYGALASQVYSAVADQVLSRSTSQAADGYPTEGEAPPGAAAVNPAYGANSSLYSASPAYGTMGGTEPDPQAVFEAARARFFEQGQQVLAEQQAVTKSDRDRSPVRRTAPLLPDPVPQPYSQTRPKRRALLPTPPGGPELPAVKNGDPIARCYAEYYQQYQQYQQYQQYQQYQQYQQYQYSFPPPPPPAQMPMMPPGPVDVQQMSAPGTTASPRVYEPTSTHKEPLLRRPDYPYQHTSESPYR, encoded by the exons ATGGACGACAACAACGCAGTGAAGCTCTTTGTTGGGAATCTGGATTTGGAAACTACACAAGATGACCTAATAAGACTTTTTGCCCCTTATGGAGAAGTGGTGCACATAACTGTACTGAGGCAGTTTGCCTTTGTCCATCTGCAGGGAGAAGGGGCTGCTGACCGTGCTATCCGTGATCTGAATGGTCGAGAATACCATGGCCGGAGCCTTGTAGTTGAGGAATCCAAAGGGAGGCCCCTCAATTCCACCAAAGTATTTGTGGGCAACCTGTGCGCTTCCTGTTCAGTTGAAGACCTGTATGAGCTCTTCTCGGCTTACGGAAAAGTACTTGATTGTGATAAAGTAAAGA CAAAGCCCTCCTCATTAACAGGCTACGCCTTTGTGCACATGGAGCGTAAAGAGGATGCAGAACAAGCCATTGAGGGTCTTCACGGAACCTCATTCATGGGGCGTCCACTTGCAGTGGAGCTCTCAAAGGTACAGCAGACTGCAAACAAGGTCCCATGTGCCAGTTGCGGTGCACATGGCCACTTTGCAGGAGAATGCCCGATCAACAGGCCTTCAATGGAGCACCACCAGAGTCAGGCTGCTGTCTTGGCTGCAGCCGCCGCTGCTGCTGCCGGACTTCCCCTTCAGGTGCAGCAGAGTGTCCACAACTCTTTTTACAATACTGCGAGCACTGACCCAACGTTTGCAGCTCTGAAAGACCTGACCACTTCCAGGGTTGATGGCAAACCTGTCAGTGCTGCGGTCTACGGAGCCCTGGCGAGTCAAGTCTACAGTGCTGTAGCAGACCAGGTGCTGAGCAGGTCGACAAGCCAAGCTGCAGATGGCTACCCCACCGAAGGAGAAGCACCGCCGGGGGCTGCAGCTGTTAACCCAGCCTATGGAGCAAATTCCTCTCTGTACAGTGCCAGTCCAGCTTATGGGACCATGGGAGGCACGGAGCCTGACCCCCAAGCCGTCTTTGAAGCTGCTCGGGCCCGATTCTTTGAGCAGGGTCAACAAGTGCTGGCTGAACAGCAGGCAGTGACCAAATCTGACCGAGACCGAAGTCCGGTACGACGTACGGCCCCATTACTGCCCGATCCAGTTCCCCAGCCGTACTCCCAGACACGACCCAAACGACGGGCCCTGCTCCCAACACCTCCTGGTGGTCCAGAACTACCTGCAGTTAAAAATGGCGACCCAATTGCAAG GTGCTATGCAGAGTACTACCAACAGTACCAGCAGTACCAACAGTACCAACAATACCAGCAGTACCAGCAATATCAGCAGTACCAGTACAGCTTTCCGCCACCACCTCCACCTGCTCAGATGCCCATGATGCCACCGGGCCCAGTGGATGTGCAACAGATGTCGGCCCCAGGCACCACTGCTTCACCAAGAGTGTATGAGCCAACTTCAACACATAAGGAGCCCCTCCTACGCCGACCTGATTACCCTTACCAACACACATCTGAGTCCCCATATCGATAG